The Sinomonas sp. P10A9 genome includes a window with the following:
- a CDS encoding alpha/beta family hydrolase has translation MTPRGEPLTIHTPSGDVSAVYSRPEAAEATVVVAHGAGAGMVHPFMVGFCAALNELGMATLRFNFAYMEAGKRVPDRAPKAIPVWQAAFEEARRRSAGEPLWAAGKSFGGRIASMAVAEGAMRPVGLVFLGYPLHPAGKPEKLRDDHLYGLRLPMLFLSGTRDTLATAELLDAVVAKLPTATLAWQEGGDHSFAVKGAKRTPYEIGASLAEPTAQFITGTIAEDVGPSPLRECGHGWSSGVRGRSALDRPPFRAHHPPNDRLP, from the coding sequence ATGACCCCCCGCGGCGAACCTCTCACGATCCACACCCCGTCCGGCGACGTCTCCGCCGTCTACTCACGGCCCGAAGCGGCTGAGGCGACCGTCGTCGTCGCGCACGGCGCCGGAGCGGGCATGGTCCATCCGTTCATGGTGGGTTTCTGCGCGGCACTCAACGAGCTCGGGATGGCCACTCTGCGGTTCAACTTCGCCTACATGGAGGCCGGCAAGCGTGTGCCCGACCGGGCGCCCAAGGCGATTCCGGTATGGCAGGCCGCCTTCGAGGAGGCACGACGGCGCTCGGCGGGGGAGCCGCTGTGGGCTGCGGGGAAGTCCTTCGGAGGGCGGATCGCCTCGATGGCCGTTGCCGAGGGCGCCATGCGTCCCGTCGGCCTCGTGTTCCTCGGCTACCCGCTCCACCCGGCGGGTAAGCCGGAGAAGCTCCGCGACGACCACCTCTACGGACTCAGGCTGCCGATGCTGTTCCTCTCCGGCACGCGGGATACCCTCGCGACCGCCGAGCTGCTCGACGCCGTCGTGGCGAAGCTGCCCACGGCGACACTCGCGTGGCAGGAGGGCGGCGACCACTCCTTTGCCGTCAAGGGGGCGAAGCGCACCCCGTACGAGATCGGCGCATCGCTCGCGGAGCCGACGGCACAGTTCATCACGGGAACCATCGCTGAAGACGTGGGCCCCAGTCCCTTGCGCGAGTGCGGCCACGGGTGGTCATCTGGTGTGCGTGGACGATCCGCTCTCGATCGTCCTCCTTTCCGGGCGCACCATCCACCAAATGATCGGCTTCCCTGA
- a CDS encoding DUF2249 domain-containing protein, with product MDLDVRPIPKPQRHRAVFAAFANLGVGESFILITNHDPAPLRAEFDSDQYGASSWEYLERGPEWRLRVTRTAATPLPRVVADTLALAEAHDADASGAVFRLTMGNRDLDSNVIALPPHGTIGEHVGPDLDVLLHVISGSGTLATEGGEVPLSPGALVWLPRRSRRQFTAGALGLRYLSVHQRKSGLGLTPRP from the coding sequence ATGGACCTCGACGTCAGGCCAATACCGAAGCCGCAGCGGCATCGCGCCGTGTTCGCCGCGTTCGCGAACCTCGGGGTGGGCGAATCCTTCATCCTCATCACGAACCACGACCCGGCGCCGCTGAGGGCCGAGTTCGACAGCGACCAGTACGGCGCCTCCTCGTGGGAATACCTCGAGCGCGGACCCGAGTGGCGGCTCCGGGTCACCCGGACCGCCGCCACTCCCCTGCCGCGCGTCGTCGCCGACACGCTCGCCCTCGCGGAGGCGCACGACGCCGACGCGTCGGGTGCCGTCTTCCGGCTCACCATGGGCAACCGGGACCTTGACTCGAACGTCATCGCACTGCCGCCCCATGGGACGATCGGGGAGCACGTGGGACCAGATCTCGATGTGCTCCTTCATGTCATCTCGGGGAGCGGCACGCTCGCCACCGAAGGGGGCGAGGTCCCGCTCTCACCCGGGGCCCTCGTCTGGCTCCCCCGGCGCTCGCGGCGGCAGTTCACCGCCGGGGCGCTCGGGCTCCGCTACCTCTCGGTGCACCAGCGCAAGTCGGGGCTCGGCCTGACGCCGCGCCCCTGA
- a CDS encoding MarR family transcriptional regulator, producing the protein MHNTQDTQKPIGFLLKTLDRLLEERFDEALERHRLSRRQWQLLNVLADTEATVAQLDEAIAPFLDTPTQETSERHLEPLLGGGLVAEKAGVYRLTDLGRVELHGARETVQGIRDITVKGLEDGEYDRTVRALEAMISNLAG; encoded by the coding sequence ATGCACAACACCCAGGACACCCAGAAGCCCATCGGATTCCTGCTCAAGACTCTCGACAGGCTGCTTGAGGAACGCTTCGATGAGGCGCTCGAACGGCACCGCCTCAGCCGTCGGCAGTGGCAGCTCCTGAACGTCCTCGCAGACACCGAAGCAACGGTGGCGCAGCTCGACGAAGCCATCGCGCCGTTCCTCGACACGCCAACACAGGAGACCTCCGAGCGCCACCTCGAACCACTGCTCGGCGGAGGGCTCGTGGCCGAGAAGGCGGGCGTCTACCGCTTGACGGACCTGGGCCGCGTCGAGCTGCACGGCGCCCGCGAGACTGTGCAGGGCATCCGGGATATCACGGTCAAGGGACTTGAGGACGGCGAGTACGACCGCACAGTGCGCGCGCTTGAGGCGATGATCAGCAACCTCGCTGGGTGA
- a CDS encoding DEAD/DEAH box helicase family protein, whose protein sequence is MEFKFDPKQPYQQEAIASVVDLFEGQPADADALEVNLQGALPASIGQTAFDIASEVGAIGNNLLLDEEALLQNLQAVQDRNGLEVVSELAGGALDFDIEMETGTGKTYVYLRTIFELAQRYNFRKFVILVPSTPIKEGVITSIKLMTKHFEGLYAEPFDASVYSGQTAEEVQSFATSTSVQIMVMSIHALRGDKNSRVIHQTRDKLNGLRPIDYLKATRPVVIMDEPQNMESLLSQSAVGELDPLCTLRYSATHRKTRNVVYRLDPVDAHDLGLVKQIVVAEALQQGADAAPYVKLLSVRNDKGFVARLELAVRKESDGSIERKTVAYRPGKDASDLARLTGNSAYEGWLINELSTEPESVELFPHGWLQAGETLGGSNDSVYREMIRETIREHLRKETMLRQHGIKVLSLFFVDKVASFLGDGYDNSTANGDFVRWFDEIFREERAKSAQWAALLPGDPQDYRRAYFSVLKGKKGQHDTFKDTSGTTAADDDAYELIMRNKAQLLDEKEPVRFIFSHSALREGWDNPNIFQICALREMGEAAERRQTIGRGLRLPVNQTGERVPDRGIAQLTVVANESYREFADSLQKEYRDSGVSIGLVRVGEFAKIPTVDENTGGEKRLGFAGSKLIWDELVKRNFLDKEGKVMATFRPETLGFTLGPKPDSFWPEDDMIQVMIDCRIERLVKTQRKRVQRKLNKEIYTSPWFEDFWRAISRRTTYRVKLDREKVIEDAVNKIVTEQPIQPLRVQVTRAGVKLVRGGTKTAETATRSAALAGTYELPDIISELQEATSLTRKTLVDVLTGSGKLNEFIGNPNDFIAMVKRILLNVVATAVQEGVQYEKISGYVYELRELQADGAEARDLFMDRVYEAQSFKDGKTDFNYIQIDSDGAEAPERQFAQVLDSREDVKFFMKLPDKFKIETPVGPYNPDWAIIKQDGDGMDRIYMIRETKSTLDESKRRPTENAKIKAATEHFKQLGIGSETTAGYTVGVPGNWNL, encoded by the coding sequence ATGGAATTCAAGTTTGATCCCAAGCAGCCATACCAGCAGGAAGCGATCGCTTCGGTCGTCGATCTCTTCGAAGGCCAGCCAGCTGACGCCGACGCGCTAGAAGTCAACCTCCAGGGCGCACTGCCCGCCTCCATTGGCCAGACCGCGTTCGACATCGCCAGCGAAGTCGGTGCGATCGGCAACAACCTCTTGCTGGACGAGGAGGCACTGCTCCAGAACTTGCAGGCAGTGCAGGACCGCAATGGACTCGAGGTCGTGTCTGAGCTAGCTGGCGGTGCGCTCGACTTCGACATCGAGATGGAAACAGGCACGGGTAAGACGTATGTCTACCTGCGCACGATCTTCGAGCTGGCGCAGCGGTACAACTTCCGCAAGTTTGTCATCCTGGTGCCGAGCACGCCCATTAAGGAAGGCGTCATCACCAGCATCAAGCTCATGACCAAGCACTTCGAGGGTCTCTACGCCGAGCCGTTCGACGCCAGCGTCTATAGCGGTCAGACCGCTGAGGAGGTTCAGTCGTTCGCCACCAGCACGAGCGTGCAGATCATGGTGATGAGCATTCACGCGCTGCGGGGCGACAAGAACTCGCGCGTTATTCACCAGACGCGTGACAAGCTCAACGGTCTGCGCCCGATCGACTACCTCAAGGCCACGCGGCCGGTCGTCATCATGGACGAGCCGCAGAACATGGAGTCCCTACTTAGTCAGTCGGCGGTCGGCGAACTAGACCCGCTCTGCACGCTGCGGTACTCGGCAACCCACCGCAAGACCCGCAACGTCGTCTATCGTCTAGACCCGGTCGACGCGCATGACCTGGGTCTCGTGAAGCAGATCGTCGTCGCCGAGGCACTCCAGCAAGGCGCCGATGCAGCGCCGTACGTGAAACTGCTATCGGTTCGGAATGACAAGGGTTTCGTCGCCCGACTGGAACTTGCAGTCCGCAAGGAGTCCGATGGATCCATCGAGCGCAAGACGGTGGCCTACCGGCCCGGTAAGGACGCGAGCGATCTCGCCCGCCTCACCGGTAACTCCGCATACGAGGGCTGGCTCATCAACGAACTCAGCACCGAGCCCGAGTCGGTCGAGCTGTTCCCACACGGCTGGCTGCAGGCTGGTGAGACCCTCGGCGGCTCCAATGATTCGGTTTACCGCGAAATGATTCGCGAGACCATCCGCGAGCACCTGCGCAAGGAGACGATGCTGCGCCAGCACGGCATCAAGGTGCTCAGCCTTTTCTTCGTCGACAAGGTTGCGAGTTTCCTCGGCGATGGCTACGACAACTCCACGGCCAACGGCGACTTCGTACGGTGGTTCGACGAAATTTTCCGCGAGGAGCGGGCCAAAAGCGCCCAGTGGGCGGCGCTGCTGCCGGGCGATCCACAGGACTACCGGCGGGCGTATTTCTCCGTCCTCAAGGGCAAGAAAGGCCAGCACGACACCTTCAAGGACACCAGTGGCACTACCGCGGCCGACGACGATGCCTACGAGTTGATTATGCGCAACAAGGCGCAGCTACTCGATGAGAAGGAGCCGGTGCGGTTTATCTTCAGCCACTCTGCGCTCCGTGAGGGCTGGGACAACCCGAACATTTTCCAGATCTGCGCCCTTCGCGAGATGGGCGAAGCCGCCGAACGCCGTCAAACAATCGGTCGAGGTCTGCGTCTGCCGGTCAACCAGACCGGTGAGCGCGTGCCGGATCGCGGCATCGCTCAACTAACCGTTGTCGCCAATGAGTCCTACCGCGAGTTCGCCGACAGTCTACAGAAGGAGTACCGCGACTCTGGCGTCAGCATCGGCCTCGTTCGCGTGGGCGAGTTCGCCAAGATCCCAACGGTCGACGAGAATACCGGCGGGGAGAAGCGTCTCGGCTTCGCCGGCTCCAAGTTGATCTGGGATGAACTTGTCAAACGCAACTTCCTCGACAAGGAGGGCAAAGTCATGGCCACCTTCCGACCAGAGACCCTTGGCTTCACGCTCGGCCCCAAGCCGGACTCATTCTGGCCAGAAGACGACATGATCCAGGTGATGATCGACTGCCGAATCGAACGGCTGGTTAAGACCCAGCGCAAGCGGGTACAGCGCAAGCTCAATAAGGAGATCTACACGTCGCCGTGGTTCGAGGACTTCTGGCGCGCGATCTCCCGCCGCACGACCTACCGAGTGAAGCTTGACCGAGAGAAGGTCATTGAGGACGCCGTCAACAAGATCGTAACCGAACAGCCGATCCAACCGCTTCGTGTCCAGGTCACTCGGGCGGGCGTAAAGCTTGTCCGTGGTGGTACCAAGACCGCCGAAACCGCGACCCGCTCGGCTGCCCTGGCGGGAACGTATGAGCTGCCGGACATCATCAGCGAGCTGCAAGAAGCGACGTCCCTCACCCGCAAGACGCTCGTCGACGTACTGACGGGCTCCGGCAAACTGAACGAGTTCATCGGCAACCCAAACGACTTCATCGCCATGGTCAAGCGCATCCTGCTTAACGTTGTCGCAACGGCCGTGCAGGAAGGCGTCCAGTACGAGAAGATCAGCGGCTACGTTTACGAGTTGCGCGAGCTGCAGGCGGATGGGGCCGAGGCACGCGACCTCTTTATGGATCGCGTCTACGAGGCGCAGTCGTTCAAGGACGGCAAGACCGACTTCAACTACATCCAGATTGACTCGGACGGCGCTGAAGCACCAGAGCGGCAGTTTGCGCAGGTCCTCGACAGCCGCGAAGATGTGAAGTTCTTCATGAAGCTGCCCGACAAGTTCAAAATCGAGACTCCGGTTGGCCCGTACAACCCAGACTGGGCGATCATCAAGCAGGACGGGGACGGCATGGATCGCATCTACATGATCCGGGAAACCAAGAGCACGCTCGACGAATCCAAACGCCGCCCAACCGAGAACGCCAAGATAAAGGCCGCTACCGAGCACTTCAAGCAACTCGGCATAGGTTCAGAGACCACCGCTGGCTACACTGTCGGCGTTCCTGGGAACTGGAACCTGTGA
- a CDS encoding site-specific DNA-methyltransferase, translating into MTIDELQDIYGTPSGTPDFKTELAAQLSELIPEAIADGKIDVEKLKELLGEDAGDDRERFGLFWAGKKRALRAAQEPTTATLKPDYEKSKDWDTTKNVFIEGDNLEVLKILQKHYHGKIKMIYIDPPYNTGKDFVYPDNYKEGLETYLEWTRQVNDEGKQVSTNSESEGRYHSNWLNMMYPRLKLARNLLADDGAIFISIDDNESAHLRRLCDEVFGEANFIADAVWRSKDNSNNDAKRFSLDHNHTLVYARSADWYPARISDDSKRSHFRNPDNDPRGPYFDGNPLNSPNYRENLVYSLTSPQGIEIKPPKNGWRWSREAMDAKLASGEIRFTADGRGIRRRTYLADMEGLPPSSLWIDLERTGHNRQAKYELMKLMPEDVFDTPKPVKLIKYILQLGSVTNDDIVLDFFAGSATTAHAVMQMNADDGGRRRFIMVQLPEPTPEKSKARELGYGTVADISRRRIDLAGAAIAGEPDTQLDIEQGQLDIGFRAYALTDTNFSKWRVASDTDLSKLEQHLFDLRDSADDDATPDSLLTEILLKQGYSLTEQIGDKEIDGLKLKSVGEGLVLAYLDEHTKPTLQQLRSVLASKDLAKFIVLEDAFHGDDELKTNLVQEAKTRGVELWTA; encoded by the coding sequence ATGACCATCGACGAACTACAGGACATTTACGGAACGCCAAGCGGCACGCCCGACTTCAAGACGGAGCTCGCTGCCCAGCTCTCGGAACTGATCCCTGAGGCGATCGCAGACGGCAAGATCGACGTCGAGAAGCTCAAGGAACTCCTTGGTGAGGACGCCGGGGACGACCGCGAACGATTCGGTCTTTTTTGGGCCGGCAAGAAGCGTGCCCTTCGTGCGGCCCAAGAGCCTACTACGGCGACGTTAAAGCCGGACTATGAGAAAAGTAAAGACTGGGATACGACTAAGAACGTGTTCATCGAGGGCGACAACCTCGAAGTGCTCAAGATCCTGCAGAAGCACTACCACGGCAAGATCAAGATGATCTATATCGATCCGCCATACAACACAGGCAAGGATTTCGTCTACCCGGACAACTACAAAGAAGGTCTAGAGACCTACCTGGAGTGGACTCGCCAGGTCAACGACGAAGGAAAGCAGGTCTCGACCAATAGCGAGTCCGAAGGGCGTTACCACTCGAACTGGCTCAACATGATGTACCCGCGCCTGAAACTAGCGAGGAACCTGCTCGCCGATGATGGAGCGATCTTCATCTCGATCGACGACAACGAATCTGCGCATCTCAGACGTCTGTGCGATGAAGTGTTCGGCGAGGCTAACTTTATTGCTGACGCCGTCTGGCGGTCGAAGGACAACAGCAACAACGATGCCAAACGATTCTCCCTCGATCACAACCACACGCTCGTGTACGCGCGGAGCGCCGACTGGTATCCGGCTCGCATTTCCGACGACAGTAAGCGGAGCCATTTTAGGAACCCCGACAACGATCCGCGTGGCCCATACTTCGACGGGAATCCACTCAACTCTCCTAACTATCGAGAAAACCTCGTCTACTCATTGACGTCACCACAGGGAATCGAGATCAAGCCACCGAAGAACGGCTGGCGATGGTCGCGGGAAGCGATGGATGCGAAGCTCGCATCCGGCGAGATTCGGTTTACCGCCGACGGTCGGGGAATTCGTCGTCGTACCTATCTTGCGGATATGGAGGGGCTTCCTCCTTCGAGTCTGTGGATCGACCTTGAGCGAACGGGCCACAACAGGCAGGCCAAGTACGAACTGATGAAGCTGATGCCCGAAGATGTATTCGATACGCCTAAGCCAGTGAAGCTCATCAAGTACATCCTGCAACTAGGATCGGTCACTAACGATGATATTGTGCTCGACTTCTTCGCTGGAAGTGCGACAACGGCCCATGCCGTAATGCAGATGAACGCCGATGATGGTGGTCGGCGTCGCTTCATCATGGTCCAGCTTCCCGAACCCACACCCGAGAAATCGAAGGCACGCGAACTCGGATACGGCACCGTTGCGGACATCTCCCGTAGGCGCATCGATCTAGCCGGGGCGGCAATTGCAGGTGAGCCCGATACGCAGCTCGATATCGAGCAGGGGCAGCTCGATATCGGCTTTCGAGCCTACGCACTCACAGACACCAACTTCTCGAAGTGGCGCGTAGCGAGTGACACAGACCTCAGCAAGCTGGAGCAGCACCTCTTCGACCTCCGCGACAGCGCCGATGACGACGCCACGCCCGACTCGCTCCTCACCGAAATCCTTCTCAAGCAGGGCTACTCCCTAACGGAGCAGATCGGCGACAAAGAAATCGATGGCCTCAAGCTCAAGTCCGTCGGCGAAGGCCTCGTACTTGCCTACCTCGACGAGCACACCAAGCCAACCCTGCAGCAGCTCCGCTCTGTGCTCGCGAGTAAAGACCTCGCAAAGTTCATCGTCCTCGAGGACGCATTCCATGGTGACGACGAGCTGAAGACGAACCTGGTACAAGAAGCCAAGACGCGCGGCGTGGAACTCTGGACGGCCTAG